aacaggaagaggaagaaaagcaaagcaaatttgATTTCTTGAGTCAACTTTGTTCTTAATCTATCTCTACTCATTGTTTAGGGCATAAATGGGCAATCACGTTCTTATTTTAATAGAATAGATGGGTCAGGAGCAGCGGCTCACTCCTgtatcctagcacttcgggaggccaagaggggaggatcacctgaggtcaggagttcgagaccagcctggccaacacggtgaaaccctgtctctactaaaatacaaaaattagccaggtgtggtggcgggcacctgtaatcccagctactcaggaggctgaagaaggaaaatcgcttaaacgcaggagacggaggttgcagtgagctgagatcgtgccgctgcactccagcctgggcaacagagcccgactccatctcaaataaaaaaaataaaaataaaaataaaaaataaataaataaatacaatacaataaaataaaatgtaggcaCACTAATCTTGcttcaaatacatatttaaatttaaatacatattcaaatatatatagtatttcaaataaataactttatatcCTTTTGGGTTCTGGACAAACTCAAActggtttgagacagggtcttgctcttactgttgcccaggctagagtaaagTGGTATGAtcgtaactcactgcaaccttgaactcctgggctcagggatcctcccgcctcggcctcctgagtagctgggactacttacaggtgcaggccactgaacctggctatttaaaaaaatttttttgtagagacagggcctcgctttgttgcccagattagtcttaaactcctgggctcaagcgatcctcccacctttgcctccctaagtgctgggattataggcgtgagccaactgTGCCCAGCATGGAACttcatttttaagataaaatccaaaattatattttatttgctcttattagttatatctatataatatctATTCAactaaaagcttttaaaatgaaaatagaatataaGTATATAAAACTATGGTAAATCTAGATTTTAAGTAGCTTCAATAGGCaccaaatcaaaaaataaaacaaagataattatttGTATAGATCAGCTTTTTGGGAAAAATTATTGATGAACactcatttctttaagaaataaaggcACAAAATAAGCTGAGCAATTTAAATTCTAACTAAGTACTAAAATAGCAATACCTTAACATGTCTATTTTGGTCCAGGTTGTATTTAGAGAACTATTATTCCAACATTTCTCCATAAGTTTGCATGAACATCTTGATACTGAGAATCCTCTAAATGACTGGGTAGTCTCCAATGAGGCAAAATTTAAACAACGAGCTGCCTAGATGCTAGGCTTTGTTAGAAACTACAGATAAAAACGCAAGCACCAGACTAGCCCACATCACAAACATTAGCCTCACTGAATGCACTCGGGATGGTATCGTTTTGGATTTCCTGAAAATTAACATTTCAGTAATGATGATTTTGTTAAGAGAAGGGATGAACACTCACCAGGCTTAAAGAACAAAggatcatttttaaataatcttaggGATTCAATtgaattttcaaacttttctctCAAATATAATTCGCCTTGTTCaaaatcattctttttcttgCCAGGTTTTGAATTCCGGCATTTGGCTTCATTCTCCTGCTCTGTTTTAAATTTAGtaaaatcattcttttcattacttttgccttctttttcttgctcAAATGCAACAGTCTCTTTCATCATCTTCAAGGCTTTATAAGCTTTctcttctttcaccttttttatGTCCTTTTCATAATGACGAATTCCACTTAAATGGGAAATCAGTAATCTTGTTGTGACAGAAACCTAATTGTAAAAACACGAAAATTCAATTACAGTATTAACCCGAAAAACAGAAAGTTAGTTACCTTGGAATAATGTCTCagtaatattttccattttgaacTGCTGCTGGGAAAATGTCATGTACAAATCCTTAGgctcaaatttcagaaaaataccTACCTGATTATCATCTTGATGGAAAAAACCTAATACATTAACTAAAAACAAGCCAAAGAATcctatgaaacattttaaatataaattccagcATAAACCATTTAACATGCCATTAGTAAAATGAATTGTGAGTTTCACTACCTTTTCACCTTCATATTCTTTTTCTGGGAATTCGGGAACATAATGTTGTACTGGAATATCAAGATCCAGTTTCCCTGCTTCCCACAATTTGGCAAGAGCAACCATGGTGAGACTTTTGCTGATGCTGGCAATTCGCATAACTGTCTCTGGCTTACATGGTACACGGTTCTCAACATCAGCATAACCTAAACCTTTGGGgggaaaaagtaaaaagtcaCTATTAACAGGCTTCATGGTCAAACAAGTcttcaaaaactgaaataatactATCTTTCAACATGCTGTGTTTATCTAAAAGAAAAGATACTCCACTTTTATAAGTTACTTAACACTGGACATGTAAAGGATTAAAATCTTAGTATACTGGTAAGTCTAACAATTTAACCTTATAACTAAAGTGAAATTGTACCCTGTTTGCAATAGCAATTTTCTATGACTTAGATACAAATTTTTCTTAGCTTATCTAAACAACTGAgttattccatattttaaataaattattatttaaagaaaacattattcttcttcagattatatttatttttgacttttgagTAAATTTCCACCAAATTCCTTGAAATAGCCACTCAATAAAAGTaagtgtgggccgggcgcagtggctcatgcctataatcccagcactttgggtggccgaggcgagcagatcacctgagactgggagttcgagaccagcctgaccaacatggtaaaaccccatctctactaaaaatacaaaaattagctgggcgtggtggcgtatgcttgtaatcccagctactcgggaggctgaggcaggaaaatcgcctgaacctgggaggcggaggttgcggtaagctgagatcacgccattgcaccccagccagggagacagagtaaaaccccgtctcaaaaaaaaaagtgtgaaaagaTGTCCTGCAAACCAAATCTAGCTAACCATCAACTTAATTCGGCTGCaaaccagaagaaaaattatgtaCTAACTTAAAgctttttctagaaaaaattttaaatttggtttCCATGTTCTCACAGGCTGCAAGTGCGTAAATCTaaccaagaaagagaaagtgcctgtaatcccagcactttgggaggcggaggcaggtggattacctgagctcaggagttcaagactagcctgagcaacatggcagaaaccgcatctctacaaaatatacaaaaaagggcagggcagggcagggcagagcagaaaaaagcctggcgtggtggagtggaaggaaggaagaaaggaagaaagaaaaaagcctggcgtggtggagtgcacctgtagtctcagctactcgggagactgagatgggagaatcatctgagcccaggagtttgagactgcagtgagccaagatcataccactgcatgcCAGACTGGGCAAAAAAGTAAGAGATCctgtccaaaaaataaataaataaataaaagaaagaaagagaaccgagatctgaaaagaaataaaaggaatacaaTGACTATAAAATTGTATAATCGTaaatatctaaaaaatatttgcataaagtCCATAAAGctgacatttatataatttttgattACAAGATTTATCATAAATTAGGTATAATGATCAGACTATACTTATACTTGAAGGaagattcattttccttttttaaaaaattttaagccaGGCGccgaggctcatgcctgtaatcccagcactttgggatgccgaggcaggcggatcacctgaggttgggagttcgagaccagcctaaccaacatggagaaaccccgtctccaatttttgtaaaaatacaaaaattagccaggtgtggtggtgcatgcctgtaatcccagctacttgggaggacgaggcaggagaattgtttgaacctgggaggcggaggttgtggtgagctgagatcgcaccgttgcactccagcctgggcaactagtgaaactccaaaataataataataataataaaataaaaaagtttttttatagagacacagGTGTCATTATGGTGCCTGAGCtcgtctcaaacttctggccttcagCGATCCTTCCTCCctaagcactaggattacaggtgtgcaccacgtcGACTGgctcatttttcttcaaattcaaACC
This genomic window from Piliocolobus tephrosceles isolate RC106 chromosome 6, ASM277652v3, whole genome shotgun sequence contains:
- the LACTB gene encoding serine beta-lactamase-like protein LACTB, mitochondrial isoform X2 yields the protein MYRLLSAVTARAAAPGGLASSCGRRGVHQRAGLPPLGHGWVGGLGLGLGLALGVKLAGGLRGAAPAQSPAAPDPEASPLAEPPQAQSLAPWSPQTPAPPHSRCFARAIESSRDLLHRIKDEVGAPGIVVGVSVDGKEVWSEGLGYADVENRVPCKPETVMRIASISKSLTMVALAKLWEAGKLDLDIPVQHYVPEFPEKEYEGEKVSVTTRLLISHLSGIRHYEKDIKKVKEEKAYKALKMMKETVAFEQEKEGKSNEKNDFTKFKTEQENEAKCRNSKPGKKKNDFEQGELYLREKFENSIESLRLFKNDPLFFKPDFMFTIKRNVLSTHLTWITPINGLVVDFCLQWVTF